The DNA segment GCTCATTGGGGTTGCGAAGTTGTTCTGTTATCATTTTCGCTATATTGTGCATCCTGGCAGACTTATCTGTAAAtatgcatatttaaaaaacaattacaattgttataatatatataactgaaataaatacatattgtaaattatctaaatatcgCACTCAGAGCAATGAAATTACTGTTTTAAGAACGAAAATAAACTGGGAAATAGGTCGGTGCTAGgcgaattaaattgtttatagtaGATGCAATCTAGGTCAGCGAGAATGTTCAAATTTATTCAGGATATTACATActgtgaaattaattttctaacaTACCTGAGGCTTTAAAGGAGGAATGTTGGGAAGACAGGATGAAAGaatgtaaaaacttttttaagaaaaataattctcTTATTCAGAGATTATTCCTGGATTTTGTCGCTTTCTTGTCCAGCAATTAAGGATAACCGAGAGTCTGGAATCAAACAACTGATTTGGAAACTTTACTTTTcaatgttatttgtttattgttaccAGTTATTCAGTTAATTCAGGCCtgatggttttatttattagctatTACATTGACTAAtgaataatgattattaacgTTAGAGTATTGACATTGTCATTGACTTGAATGCTGTCATTAAGATTCAGATAACTGCTAAGTTTACaacaactaaataataaaaaaatactattgtaTGTAGTATAAGTAATGAGTCAGTTGCTTTATTTTcagcaataataaataaataaatcttttttttgttattaatgtaacGGGAAACGGTAAAGCCACAGGTTATccttaaaacattaaacagaagttaattgttaatattatctgTGCCAACGCATATTAAAAGTTAGACAACGGACGTTTGTCTCAGTTTGTTTCTTATAATTTGCATTTTCCAACAATAGTAATTGTGAGTCGTttagtttcattatttttaattatttagcaggctattttatttccataaataCAATGTCTTTACCGGTAAGTTGtcatcattattaattatatgtttcaaCTTGGGTTAGTTCTAATGTTATGTTTGCAGACCGAGGAAAGTGTGAGGCGCAATAGTGAGAGCGAGGGTGATGCAGAGTCTCCAGAACATGACCCTCACTTTGAACCTGTTCTATCGTTGCCTCTAGTGGATATTCAGACTAACGAAGAAGATGAAGAAGAGCTAGCAAAAATCCGCGCCAGGCTCTACAGATACGACACCGCCGATCATGAATGGAAggttattatagtattttttctatatggtTCCTGATTAATTGAAACGAAAAGTCTATcctctaaatattttaattaacttatttatctACTTAGTGATGTGAATgtgatgtattttataatattactttaaggAACGCGGTACTGGTGACATAAAATTACTTCGCCACAAGTTAAACAATACAGTAAGAGTTGTAATGCGACGAGACAAGACACTAAAAGTGTGTGcaaatcattttataactCCTGATATAAGAATGAATGTGCACTGTGGTTCTGACAAGGCTTTTAATTGGTCTGTTTTTGCGGACTTTGCTGATGAAACTATGAAACAGGAATTGCTGGCTATAAAGTTTGGCACTGTGCAGAgtaagtttttgtaaattataaaaaattgtaattgttattattactagtaacatattgtatactttcaatatataaacacttatagttgaaatatttctaatgATTAGATGCTGAATTATGGAAAGCAAAGTTTGCCGAAGCCCAAGAAATTGTAAGAACAAAATGTATTCTGTATACCCAAGATCTATCATCAGATGATGAGAGTAGTATCACTAGAAGTGAAGACACTGATACTCCTGAACCTAAAACTACCGACAAAGGTGATGAGGATTCAAAGAAAGACAGTCTAGAAAGTGATGGTGTGGttctgaaattaaaagaacTGAAAGTGGATAGTGAAAAATCTGACTAAAACAAGCATTTATGAATGTGGTCTAAGAGATCTTATTCCTGTAGCATGGAcagtcaaaatataaatttaaaaaatataagtagactaatattgcattaaaaatGCATAATGCAGTTATTAgtagtattttttacattgCGCTTCATTTCTGTACCTTCTGCAGCGTATGAGACTGTTGGACaatgcaaatttaaataatttcagacTACAATCTCTTGTTTAGTTTACTTTGAATTTCCATTATATTTAGtgctatattttttagtcATAAAAGGTATGTTCtttattattaggtattaTGCATTTTAAAGTAGCATTAAAgttagatttaatatttttatattattacattcactagggactatttttattaaggctATTGTTGTAACCTACATACCATTATGATTGGATTGGAAATTTAATACAAGCTGAtatgatttaatgtttttaagtacTGTAGCTCACTTGCGCATTGTTTTTGTCATAATCCAAAAATTGTAAGTAAAAGTAATCAGGTCTTTCCTGTTCTTTTATATGGCCAAtgacataaaatattcaaattatttgtataaataagacaattaaattacataaaacaaccTCTtctttttttcacttttattctgcacattttgtatttttttaaatatatataaaatactattaccAGTATCATCATCAGTCAAATGTGAACGagatattacaaatacatacacacaATTATAGACTTGAAAATGCATAATTATcagtgtaattaaaataattatcttattcTTCTAAAATTAAGGAATATCACACATACCAGAAGTAgccaaataattttcatttaaggaTGTAATAAGAAACCGTGCTAGTAGAAGAGATTTTACTgaagtaattaaaagtaagcttaataataatagcctacAGTTCATCCTTATATTGAATTTCATGAAGTTGGAATGTTTGAAGAATGTTCAGTCTCTGGGCCATATCCAGTTTCTTTTCATCAGATAACTTGCCACTCATAACTTTCTTTACACGATCATTTTcagttttaacaaaattgtcACCTTTGATAAGAACTTTTTccattatagttttatatatttttccagTATTTTTACCCTGTAAATTAAAGTGTTAATTAGATGAAAAtgtgtttatacatatattatactaaactATAACACATAAgccatataatttttttatagaacaatttGGAGGTCCTTTTcagtataatatttgatacctaataagtattattatttcttatttattagagTATTTATGTTCTTATAGTGTAGTAGtagtaaacattatatttatatatattagtattccatataataaaactaaaaacagtTTTGAAAAATTACCTCAGAGTCAAGCACTTTGAGAGCATCttcagttttctttaaaatattgtttctctCATCCTTTTTCGCTTTCATGAATTCAATAGCAAGCATGTCAAGTTCGCGCACACATCCAGGGAGGCTTAGGTAGATGCCGGTGTTTTGTCGAACAAATCGCCTTAACTGATCAGTAGTGAATCCTTGAGAATCGTCAAAAGTTATAGGTTCATTTTGACCTTTAAGAAACAATTTCACCACTGGAAAAGTTTCCTTTGTGGCCCCATATTTATTGGCAAGTtctgaattttctttttcgCCGTAATCTTTAACACCGACTTCTGCAATGACTAGTTCCTTAACGTCCTTTGCTTCTTTAGCTATCGCAACAAAAGCATCATGTTTATCGCCGTAAGGAAATGCTACATCAAACTTTACAAGAGATGCCgagaatgtatttattattttatcaaacgAAATTTCATCCAATTCGATAGAACCGCTAGATGCGGACACTTTGTAAACAGCTggaattgcaataaatattgagAGCACTAATGAAATTTTTCTGTTAAAACTCATGTTTAACTTAAGTCCGACCAGAAAATTCTTTGGTTAATGTTAACTGTTAATATTCTGAAACTGACcggtgtatttatataaatccaaACAACTAT comes from the Pieris rapae chromosome 3, ilPieRapa1.1, whole genome shotgun sequence genome and includes:
- the LOC110993207 gene encoding ran-specific GTPase-activating protein isoform X2, which produces MSLPTEESVRRNSESEGDAESPEHDPHFEPVLSLPLVDIQTNEEDEEELAKIRARLYRYDTADHEWKERGTGDIKLLRHKLNNTVRVVMRRDKTLKVCANHFITPDIRMNVHCGSDKAFNWSVFADFADETMKQELLAIKFGTVQNAELWKAKFAEAQEIVRTKCILYTQDLSSDDESSITRSEDTDTPEPKTTDKGDEDSKKDSLESDGVVLKLKELKVDSEKSD
- the LOC110993207 gene encoding ran-specific GTPase-activating protein isoform X1, which codes for MLCLQTEESVRRNSESEGDAESPEHDPHFEPVLSLPLVDIQTNEEDEEELAKIRARLYRYDTADHEWKERGTGDIKLLRHKLNNTVRVVMRRDKTLKVCANHFITPDIRMNVHCGSDKAFNWSVFADFADETMKQELLAIKFGTVQNAELWKAKFAEAQEIVRTKCILYTQDLSSDDESSITRSEDTDTPEPKTTDKGDEDSKKDSLESDGVVLKLKELKVDSEKSD
- the LOC110993206 gene encoding protein windbeutel, giving the protein MSFNRKISLVLSIFIAIPAVYKVSASSGSIELDEISFDKIINTFSASLVKFDVAFPYGDKHDAFVAIAKEAKDVKELVIAEVGVKDYGEKENSELANKYGATKETFPVVKLFLKGQNEPITFDDSQGFTTDQLRRFVRQNTGIYLSLPGCVRELDMLAIEFMKAKKDERNNILKKTEDALKVLDSEGKNTGKIYKTIMEKVLIKGDNFVKTENDRVKKVMSGKLSDEKKLDMAQRLNILQTFQLHEIQYKDEL